A window of the Streptomyces griseochromogenes genome harbors these coding sequences:
- a CDS encoding TetR family transcriptional regulator, whose product MQNGEASKAAARRPAHRRSASATRTALRAAAAFRFGKYGYEGTSVRDIAGDVGVDAALVYRYFGSKEALFNDVACTGKMFEPLLEEPVEAIPDWFCALLRGAPREGDFPHPVMSVLRSSGRDEAVGRLRAEFTEVFSQRLAARLGGLDADLRAELLAAWMFGTSLMRTEIRTPALASVPDATLERYLRAGIEVLLDPAPERDDEGTARAGDGGCATTAEHGRCEACDEHGECQEYEVDRAHGAHVRNHEGNRDRAGCPGNCPISRA is encoded by the coding sequence ATGCAGAACGGCGAGGCGTCGAAGGCAGCGGCCCGCCGGCCCGCCCACAGGCGCTCGGCCTCGGCCACGCGCACCGCGCTGAGGGCCGCCGCGGCCTTCCGCTTCGGCAAGTACGGCTACGAAGGCACCAGCGTGCGCGACATCGCGGGCGACGTGGGCGTGGACGCCGCCCTCGTCTACCGCTACTTCGGCTCGAAGGAAGCGCTGTTCAACGACGTGGCGTGCACCGGCAAGATGTTCGAACCGCTACTGGAGGAGCCGGTCGAGGCGATCCCCGACTGGTTCTGCGCGCTGCTTCGGGGGGCGCCGAGGGAAGGCGACTTCCCGCACCCGGTGATGTCCGTGCTGCGGTCCTCCGGCCGTGACGAAGCGGTGGGGCGGCTGCGCGCGGAATTCACGGAGGTGTTCTCCCAGCGTCTGGCCGCCCGCCTCGGCGGCCTCGACGCCGACCTGCGCGCGGAACTCCTGGCGGCCTGGATGTTCGGCACCAGCCTGATGCGCACCGAGATACGCACTCCCGCCCTGGCCTCGGTGCCGGACGCCACGCTGGAGCGGTATCTACGGGCGGGCATCGAAGTCCTGCTGGATCCGGCCCCGGAACGCGACGACGAGGGGACGGCCCGAGCCGGAGACGGGGGATGTGCCACAACGGCAGAACACGGTCGGTGCGAGGCCTGCGACGAGCATGGCGAGTGCCAGGAATACGAGGTGGACCGCGCGCACGGCGCGCACGTCCGGAACCACGAGGGAAACAGGGACCGTGCCGGCTGCCCGGGCAACTGCCCGATCAGCCGAGCCTGA
- a CDS encoding cation transporter, producing the protein MTSTDDLSRQALLRRGFTLEYITLGWNVVGIVVLAVAAITAKSVALAGFGLDSLIEIGASTVVIWELSGTGEDRQRRALRLIGVGFALLAVYLLVQSTWVLATGFHPEHSPLGIVWTAITAAVMFALAYGKARTGAALGNPVLTTEGRVTLIDGLLAAAVLLGLILNTAVGWWCADPAAGYVLVYYAAREVKEIFFGDH; encoded by the coding sequence GTGACCAGCACCGATGACCTCAGCCGCCAAGCCCTGCTGCGCCGTGGCTTCACCCTCGAATACATCACGCTCGGCTGGAACGTGGTCGGCATCGTGGTCCTCGCCGTCGCGGCGATCACCGCGAAGTCGGTCGCCCTGGCCGGGTTCGGCCTGGACTCCCTGATCGAGATCGGCGCCTCGACGGTGGTGATCTGGGAGCTGTCCGGCACCGGCGAGGACCGTCAGCGCCGCGCCCTGCGGCTGATCGGCGTCGGCTTTGCGCTGCTCGCGGTCTACCTGCTGGTGCAATCCACGTGGGTGCTGGCCACCGGCTTCCATCCAGAGCACTCCCCGCTGGGCATCGTCTGGACCGCGATCACCGCTGCCGTGATGTTCGCTCTGGCCTACGGCAAGGCCCGCACCGGCGCGGCCCTGGGCAACCCGGTGCTGACCACCGAGGGCCGGGTCACCCTCATCGACGGGCTGCTGGCCGCCGCGGTGCTGCTCGGGCTGATTCTCAACACCGCGGTCGGCTGGTGGTGCGCCGACCCAGCGGCCGGCTACGTGCTGGTCTACTACGCCGCACGAGAGGTCAAGGAGATCTTCTTCGGCGACCACTGA